The Burkholderia pyrrocinia genome includes a region encoding these proteins:
- a CDS encoding gluconate 2-dehydrogenase subunit 3 family protein, translating into MSTPPDKPNSRRRFLRTSVALVPIASVAGCDLRSSSQPATTAGNASAASANAERAPYKPTFFDAKEWTFVQAAVDRLIPADAEGPGALESGVPEFIDRQMETPYAHGATWYMQGPFQQGVPELGYQLKLVPRDIYRLGIAAVNRYCEKTHGKAFVDLDAPTRDTVLGALEKGGAQIDDVPPGVFFGQLLQNTREGYFSDPVHGGNHDMAAWKMIGFPGARADFMDFVNQNGKPYPYGPVSINGERS; encoded by the coding sequence ATGTCCACGCCACCTGACAAACCCAACTCGCGTCGCCGTTTCCTGCGCACGTCGGTCGCGCTCGTGCCGATCGCGTCGGTCGCCGGCTGCGACCTGCGCTCGTCGTCGCAGCCGGCGACGACGGCCGGCAACGCGTCGGCCGCATCGGCCAACGCCGAACGCGCGCCGTACAAGCCGACCTTCTTCGATGCGAAGGAATGGACGTTCGTCCAGGCCGCCGTCGACCGGCTGATTCCGGCCGACGCCGAAGGCCCCGGCGCGCTCGAATCGGGCGTGCCCGAGTTCATCGACCGCCAGATGGAGACGCCGTATGCGCACGGCGCGACGTGGTACATGCAGGGGCCGTTCCAGCAGGGCGTGCCCGAGCTCGGCTACCAGCTGAAGCTCGTGCCGCGCGACATCTACCGGCTCGGCATCGCGGCGGTCAACCGCTATTGCGAGAAGACCCACGGCAAGGCCTTCGTGGATCTCGACGCGCCGACGCGCGACACGGTGCTCGGTGCGCTGGAGAAGGGCGGCGCACAGATCGACGACGTGCCGCCCGGCGTGTTCTTCGGCCAGTTGTTGCAGAACACGCGCGAAGGCTACTTCAGCGATCCGGTGCATGGCGGCAATCACGACATGGCTGCGTGGAAGATGATCGGCTTTCCGGGCGCGCGCGCGGACTTCATGGATTTCGTCAACCAGAACGGCAAGCCCTATCCGTACGGCCCCGTCTCGATCAACGGGGAGCGCAGCTGA